A section of the Amycolatopsis sp. AA4 genome encodes:
- a CDS encoding DNA-3-methyladenine glycosylase: MEWRPGFPVDLAEVLGPLSRGRGSLNFRRDRGVWWLAANTPGGKGTLALLHRPDGVVEAEAWGEGADFLLDGVPALLGADDDDTGFVAHHDVIAAARRDTPGLRLGSTGRVWDALVLAILEQKVSGKEAIRSWAELCRWFGTRAPGPGPDFLRVPPDPVAIRSIVDWNWHRIGVDVKRRAALIEAARVAPRLEEAVRLRGVEGRAWLRKVRGIGVWTAAEIAQRAWGDPDAVSFGDYNIPAVVGHTLLGRKIDDEEMAEVLAPYAPQRQRAIRYLGAAGARRPRFGPRIELRDYRAM; the protein is encoded by the coding sequence ATGGAGTGGCGTCCGGGGTTTCCGGTGGACCTGGCTGAGGTGCTGGGTCCGCTGAGCCGTGGGCGCGGGTCCCTGAACTTCCGGCGCGACCGGGGCGTCTGGTGGCTGGCCGCGAACACGCCCGGCGGCAAGGGGACGCTGGCGCTGCTGCACCGGCCGGACGGGGTCGTCGAGGCCGAGGCCTGGGGCGAGGGCGCGGATTTCCTGCTCGACGGCGTGCCCGCGCTGCTCGGCGCGGACGATGACGACACCGGATTCGTCGCGCACCACGACGTGATCGCCGCGGCCCGCCGAGACACTCCCGGGCTGCGGCTCGGGTCGACCGGGCGGGTGTGGGACGCGCTGGTGCTGGCGATCCTCGAACAGAAGGTGAGCGGCAAGGAAGCGATCCGGTCGTGGGCGGAGCTGTGCCGGTGGTTCGGCACGCGCGCCCCCGGCCCGGGCCCGGACTTCCTGCGCGTGCCGCCGGATCCGGTCGCCATTCGGTCCATTGTGGACTGGAACTGGCACCGGATCGGCGTGGACGTGAAGCGCCGCGCGGCCTTGATCGAGGCGGCTCGCGTGGCCCCGCGGCTGGAAGAAGCGGTGCGACTGCGCGGGGTCGAGGGACGCGCGTGGCTGCGGAAGGTGCGCGGCATCGGCGTGTGGACGGCGGCGGAGATCGCCCAGCGCGCGTGGGGCGACCCGGACGCGGTCAGCTTCGGCGACTACAACATCCCGGCGGTGGTCGGGCACACGCTGCTCGGGCGGAAGATCGACGACGAGGAGATGGCGGAGGTGCTCGCGCCGTACGCGCCACAACGGCAGCGGGCGATCCGGTACCTCGGAGCGGCCGGGGCTCGACGGCCCCGGTTCGGGCCGCGGATCGAGCTGCGGGATTACCGGGCGATGTGA
- a CDS encoding TetR/AcrR family transcriptional regulator — MAEQAPRERYRAQVREEIKQHARQQIAEAGLPALSLTAIAKQMSMTVPALYRYYRGRDELITALIRDAFRSLADTVRAAADSGADLLTLAHVIRDWAKTDPQRYFLIYGTPVPGYHAPPDTTAISNEVMEVLIEANSALGEPKSATTFHVHLETHREWVESDTAGTGAVRRALSFWTRLHGVLSLELAGHFTGMKFDPGLLIDDELAELQA; from the coding sequence ATGGCCGAACAGGCACCCCGGGAGCGCTACCGCGCGCAGGTGCGCGAGGAGATCAAGCAGCACGCCCGGCAGCAGATCGCCGAAGCGGGGCTGCCCGCGCTGTCGCTCACCGCGATCGCCAAGCAAATGAGCATGACCGTGCCCGCGCTGTACCGGTACTACCGCGGCCGGGACGAGCTGATCACCGCGCTGATCCGGGACGCCTTCCGGAGCCTCGCCGACACCGTCCGCGCGGCGGCGGATTCCGGCGCGGACCTGCTGACCCTCGCGCACGTCATCCGGGACTGGGCCAAGACCGATCCGCAGCGCTACTTCCTCATCTACGGCACGCCAGTGCCCGGCTACCACGCGCCGCCGGACACGACGGCGATCTCCAACGAGGTCATGGAAGTCCTGATCGAGGCGAACTCGGCGCTGGGCGAACCCAAGTCGGCCACCACCTTCCACGTGCACCTGGAAACCCATCGCGAGTGGGTGGAGAGCGACACTGCCGGGACCGGCGCGGTGCGGCGCGCGCTGTCCTTCTGGACCCGGCTGCACGGGGTGCTTTCGCTCGAGCTGGCCGGGCATTTCACCGGGATGAAGTTCGACCCGGGCCTGCTGATCGACGACGAACTGGCGGAACTGCAGGCGTGA
- a CDS encoding glycosyltransferase family 1 protein has translation MLIDATAVPADRGGVGRYVDSLVGALDQDGARLTVVCQPRDLPLYDQLAPSSRIVAASPATSTRTARLTWEQATLPRLVRRLAADVVHSPHYTMPLASPAASVVTLHDATFFTDAVLHSSVKARFFRAWTATALRRATLCVVPSHATAVELARVSPVRHAELEIIHHGVDSERFHPPSPEEIAAARKAVGLGATPYIAFLGALEPRKNVPALIRGYARAVAGQRDAPALVLAGQPGWDTQVERALDAVPHRLRVIRAGYLPFGKLAGFLGGAELVAYPSLGEGFGLPVLEAMACGAAVLTTRRLSLPEVGGDAVAYCGVGAGDVAAALTELLADPSRRSVLASAAQRRAKEFSWTTTADRHREAYGKAWYQQLRNR, from the coding sequence GTGCTGATCGACGCGACCGCGGTGCCCGCGGATCGGGGCGGGGTCGGCCGGTACGTGGATTCGCTCGTCGGCGCGCTCGACCAGGACGGGGCTCGGCTGACGGTGGTCTGCCAGCCGCGCGACCTGCCGTTGTACGACCAGCTCGCGCCCAGTTCCCGGATCGTCGCCGCGTCGCCCGCGACCTCGACGCGCACCGCCCGGCTGACCTGGGAACAAGCCACTCTGCCGCGGCTCGTGCGCCGGCTCGCCGCCGACGTCGTGCACTCGCCGCACTACACGATGCCGCTCGCCAGCCCGGCCGCTTCGGTGGTCACGCTGCACGACGCGACGTTCTTCACCGACGCGGTCCTGCACTCGTCGGTCAAGGCCCGGTTCTTCCGCGCGTGGACCGCCACCGCGCTGCGCCGGGCCACACTCTGCGTAGTCCCCAGTCACGCGACAGCGGTAGAGCTGGCGCGCGTGAGCCCGGTGCGGCACGCGGAGTTGGAGATCATCCACCATGGCGTCGACAGCGAACGATTCCATCCGCCGTCGCCGGAGGAGATCGCGGCGGCGCGGAAGGCGGTCGGGCTCGGGGCGACGCCGTACATCGCGTTCCTCGGGGCGCTCGAACCTCGCAAGAACGTGCCCGCGCTGATCCGCGGTTACGCGCGCGCGGTCGCCGGGCAGCGGGACGCGCCGGCGCTCGTGCTCGCCGGTCAGCCTGGCTGGGACACGCAGGTCGAGCGTGCGCTGGATGCGGTGCCGCACCGGCTTCGGGTGATTCGCGCGGGTTATCTGCCGTTCGGGAAGCTCGCCGGCTTCCTCGGCGGCGCGGAACTCGTGGCGTACCCGAGCCTCGGAGAAGGCTTCGGGCTGCCGGTTCTCGAGGCGATGGCCTGCGGTGCCGCGGTACTGACCACGCGCCGCCTTTCGCTGCCGGAGGTCGGCGGCGACGCGGTCGCGTACTGCGGCGTCGGGGCGGGCGATGTCGCCGCGGCGTTGACGGAGCTGCTGGCCGATCCGTCGCGTCGTTCAGTGCTCGCTTCCGCGGCGCAGCGGCGCGCCAAGGAATTCTCGTGGACGACCACGGCGGACCGGCATCGCGAGGCTTACGGAAAAGCCTGGTACCAGCAGTTGCGCAACCGTTAA
- a CDS encoding SRPBCC family protein translates to MPNLRAALLAVPLAAGLLGAAPAQADTANSLACQGKGIDPTAQLHHRAETFVKAPLSTVWRLHTRVEGWPHWQKPVTSMKRLDPGQLRPGSRFRWTTPAPATPSTPATTLVITSTVHQIEPGQCVRWSGPAIGQGLRIDRGTHVWNFVPVRGGVVVRTEESWTGQQIEADPATTLKYLAPGLDLWLADLKTAAEARCQH, encoded by the coding sequence ATGCCGAACCTGCGCGCTGCACTGTTGGCCGTTCCGCTCGCCGCCGGGCTGCTCGGTGCCGCACCCGCCCAAGCCGACACCGCGAATTCCCTTGCCTGCCAAGGAAAAGGCATTGACCCGACAGCTCAGCTGCACCACCGCGCGGAAACCTTCGTCAAGGCCCCGCTGAGCACTGTGTGGCGACTGCACACCCGCGTCGAAGGCTGGCCGCACTGGCAGAAGCCGGTGACGAGCATGAAGCGCCTCGACCCGGGTCAGTTGCGTCCCGGTTCGCGATTCCGCTGGACCACGCCCGCTCCGGCCACGCCGTCGACCCCGGCTACCACGCTGGTCATCACGTCGACCGTGCACCAGATCGAGCCCGGCCAGTGCGTCCGATGGTCCGGTCCGGCGATCGGGCAGGGCCTGCGGATCGACCGGGGAACCCACGTGTGGAACTTCGTCCCGGTGCGCGGCGGGGTCGTCGTCCGCACCGAGGAAAGCTGGACCGGCCAGCAGATCGAGGCCGACCCGGCCACCACGCTCAAGTACCTGGCCCCGGGGCTGGACCTCTGGCTCGCCGATCTCAAGACCGCCGCCGAAGCCCGCTGTCAGCACTGA
- a CDS encoding GntR family transcriptional regulator — translation MSITYDPASSVPPFEQVRTSLANQINDGTLAVGTKLPTVRGLAAQLGIAPNTVARAYRELEEAGLLETRGRAGTFVGATGDETLSRAQAAAATYAEVIRGLGLSPEQGVAIAEAALR, via the coding sequence ATGAGCATCACCTACGACCCGGCTTCCTCCGTTCCGCCGTTCGAACAGGTCCGGACGTCGCTGGCGAACCAGATCAACGACGGCACCCTGGCCGTCGGCACCAAACTCCCGACGGTGCGCGGACTGGCCGCGCAACTGGGCATCGCACCGAACACGGTCGCGCGTGCTTATCGAGAACTCGAGGAAGCCGGTCTGCTGGAAACCCGAGGCAGAGCAGGCACTTTCGTCGGCGCGACCGGCGACGAAACGCTGTCCCGAGCCCAAGCCGCCGCGGCGACGTACGCCGAGGTGATCCGGGGTCTGGGCCTGTCGCCCGAACAAGGCGTGGCGATCGCGGAGGCTGCCCTGCGCTGA
- a CDS encoding glycosyltransferase family 2 protein — protein sequence MTEQRTYGDRVGVVTVTYFPGETLEKFLDTLDKATDREVHVVVADNASTDGAPEKAAERENVTLVSIGENVGYGTAANRGVAALDDSYGWVVVVNPDLEWEPGSLDALLEVAQRWPRGAAFGPLIHDLDGTVYPSARLLPSFGRGIGHAVFGKIWPGNPWTREYRQENAAPAERTSGWLSGSCQLFRREAFDSVGGFDTRYFMYFEDVDLGDRLAKAGWQNVYAPSSSVMHIGGHSTSRASAKMLRAHHASAYRYLADRHQGLLWKPVLAAVKLGLAVRVKLETRKG from the coding sequence GTGACTGAGCAGCGCACGTATGGTGACCGCGTCGGCGTCGTGACCGTGACCTACTTCCCCGGCGAAACGCTCGAGAAGTTCCTCGACACGCTCGACAAGGCGACTGACCGCGAGGTGCACGTCGTCGTCGCCGACAACGCGTCCACCGACGGCGCTCCGGAGAAGGCCGCCGAACGCGAGAACGTGACGCTCGTCAGCATCGGCGAGAACGTCGGCTACGGGACGGCCGCCAACCGCGGCGTCGCGGCGCTCGACGACAGCTACGGCTGGGTCGTCGTGGTCAACCCGGACCTCGAATGGGAGCCGGGCTCGCTCGACGCGCTGCTCGAGGTCGCCCAGCGCTGGCCGCGCGGGGCCGCGTTCGGTCCGCTGATCCACGACCTCGACGGGACCGTCTACCCGTCCGCGCGGCTGCTGCCGTCGTTCGGGCGCGGGATCGGGCACGCGGTGTTCGGCAAGATCTGGCCGGGCAACCCGTGGACCCGCGAATACCGCCAGGAGAACGCCGCGCCGGCCGAGCGCACGTCCGGCTGGCTCTCCGGCTCCTGCCAGCTCTTCCGGCGCGAGGCGTTCGACTCCGTCGGCGGCTTCGACACCCGCTACTTCATGTACTTCGAGGACGTCGACCTCGGCGACCGGCTGGCGAAGGCGGGCTGGCAGAACGTCTACGCCCCGTCGTCGAGCGTGATGCACATCGGTGGCCACTCGACGTCGCGCGCGTCGGCGAAGATGCTGCGCGCCCATCACGCGAGCGCCTACCGCTACCTCGCCGACCGGCACCAGGGTCTGCTGTGGAAGCCGGTGCTGGCGGCGGTGAAGCTCGGGCTGGCGGTGCGGGTGAAGCTGGAGACCCGCAAGGGCTGA
- a CDS encoding amidohydrolase family protein: MKTVAIEEHWTTPGIDRMLRTESGDPSIAHNDRGDLSERLLDIGDQRVAWMDEAGIDVQILSIAPPGTHGCPAPQGIELSREANDLVSEAVAKHPERFRAMTTLPMSDPDAAVAELHRTAKDPAHVGIMSYGRSGDRLLDDPAYDELLGAAAALGRPVFVHPQIPVESVRQASYRGFSPELDLGLATYGLGWHYEAGLAVIRLILRGAFDRHPDLQVVLGHWGEVVLFALDRIDSLSHTATHLERRVSEYFRTNIHLATSGMLVPRMLRNALEYTTADRILLSGDYPFHRVQAAAIAEFLEQLPDEEDREKIAHANAEALYGLR; the protein is encoded by the coding sequence ATGAAAACCGTCGCCATCGAAGAGCACTGGACCACTCCCGGCATCGACCGGATGCTGCGCACCGAATCCGGCGACCCGAGCATCGCGCACAACGACCGGGGCGATCTCTCCGAGCGGCTGCTCGACATCGGCGACCAGCGCGTCGCGTGGATGGACGAGGCGGGCATCGATGTCCAAATCCTTTCGATCGCGCCGCCGGGAACGCACGGATGCCCGGCCCCGCAAGGCATCGAGCTGAGCCGCGAGGCGAACGACCTCGTCAGCGAGGCCGTCGCGAAGCACCCCGAGCGGTTCCGGGCCATGACGACGTTGCCGATGTCCGATCCGGACGCGGCGGTCGCCGAACTGCACCGGACCGCGAAGGATCCAGCGCACGTCGGGATCATGTCGTACGGGCGCAGCGGCGATCGCCTCCTCGACGATCCGGCGTACGACGAGTTGCTCGGCGCGGCCGCGGCGCTCGGCCGGCCGGTTTTCGTCCACCCGCAGATCCCGGTGGAGTCAGTCCGCCAGGCCTCTTACCGCGGCTTCAGCCCGGAGCTTGACCTCGGACTCGCCACGTACGGCCTTGGCTGGCATTACGAGGCCGGGCTCGCGGTCATCCGGCTGATCCTGCGCGGCGCCTTCGACCGCCACCCGGACCTGCAGGTCGTGCTCGGCCACTGGGGCGAGGTCGTCCTGTTCGCGCTGGACCGCATCGACAGCCTCTCGCATACGGCCACGCATCTCGAACGTCGCGTCTCCGAGTATTTCCGCACCAATATCCACCTGGCGACCAGCGGAATGCTCGTCCCGCGAATGCTGCGCAACGCACTCGAATACACCACCGCCGATCGGATCCTGCTGTCCGGCGATTATCCATTCCACCGGGTCCAGGCCGCGGCAATCGCGGAATTCCTGGAGCAATTGCCGGACGAAGAAGACCGGGAAAAGATCGCGCACGCCAACGCGGAAGCCCTTTACGGTCTCCGTTAA
- a CDS encoding sugar phosphate nucleotidyltransferase, which translates to MTSEVEVDAVVLVGGQGTRLRPLTLSAPKPMLPTAGTPYLSHLFSRIRAAGIRHVVLGTSYRAEVFEEYFGDGSAHGLEIEYVVEEEPLDTGGAIRNVYDRLRADHAIVFNGDILSGADLHAQLRTHLDSGADVTLHLQRVADPSRFGSVPTDSAGRVTAFLEKTPNPPTDQINAGCYVFRRPVIETIPAGRRVSVERETFPGLLENGAHLHGFVDSSYWLDVGTPEAFVRGSADLVRGVAPTSALAGPTGEFLALDGASVFPGAKLAGGTTIGARAVVGKDATVSGSVVFDDAVIGADAIVENSVLGRGARVGEGAVLRGVVLGDGASVGARCELLDGVRIWPGVEVPDGGIRFSSDA; encoded by the coding sequence GTGACGTCCGAGGTCGAGGTCGACGCCGTCGTACTGGTCGGCGGCCAGGGCACGCGGCTGCGCCCGCTCACGCTGTCCGCGCCGAAGCCGATGCTGCCGACGGCGGGAACGCCCTACCTGAGCCACCTGTTCTCCCGCATCCGCGCGGCCGGGATCCGGCATGTGGTGCTCGGCACGTCGTACCGGGCCGAGGTGTTCGAGGAGTACTTCGGCGACGGGTCCGCGCACGGCCTCGAGATCGAGTACGTCGTGGAGGAGGAGCCGCTCGACACCGGCGGCGCCATCCGCAACGTCTACGACCGGCTGCGCGCCGACCACGCGATCGTCTTCAACGGCGACATCCTCTCCGGGGCCGACCTGCACGCCCAGTTGCGCACCCACCTCGACTCCGGCGCGGACGTGACGCTGCACCTTCAGCGCGTCGCCGACCCGAGCCGGTTCGGTTCGGTGCCGACCGACTCCGCCGGGCGCGTCACCGCTTTCCTGGAGAAGACGCCGAACCCGCCGACGGACCAGATCAACGCCGGCTGCTACGTCTTCCGCCGTCCGGTGATCGAGACCATCCCGGCCGGGCGCCGCGTGTCGGTGGAACGCGAGACGTTCCCCGGTCTTCTCGAAAACGGCGCGCATCTGCACGGATTTGTCGATTCTTCCTACTGGCTCGACGTCGGCACCCCGGAGGCGTTCGTCCGCGGCAGCGCGGATCTGGTTCGCGGGGTCGCGCCGACGTCCGCGCTGGCCGGGCCGACCGGCGAGTTTCTCGCGCTGGACGGAGCTTCCGTTTTCCCCGGAGCGAAACTCGCCGGCGGGACGACGATCGGTGCGCGAGCCGTCGTCGGGAAGGACGCGACGGTGTCCGGTTCGGTCGTGTTCGACGACGCGGTGATCGGCGCGGACGCGATTGTGGAGAATTCGGTGCTGGGCCGCGGCGCGCGGGTCGGCGAGGGCGCGGTGCTGCGCGGCGTGGTGCTCGGCGACGGCGCGTCGGTGGGGGCTCGCTGCGAACTGCTCGACGGCGTGCGGATCTGGCCCGGCGTCGAGGTGCCGGACGGCGGCATCCGGTTTTCGAGCGACGCGTGA
- a CDS encoding NUDIX hydrolase, giving the protein MTLHESAVAALTEWKPESAAQESLRQAFLGFLAARPDTCQRSCEAGHLTASAVVLDSTGTQVLLTLHPRVGRWLQLGGHCEPSDASLSEAALREATEESGMSGLVIGETPVHLDVHPITCSLGVPTRHFDVRYVVHAPPGAEPVRSEESDDLRWWPVDALPAGSEDLAELIAAAR; this is encoded by the coding sequence ATGACCCTGCACGAGTCCGCCGTCGCCGCGCTGACCGAGTGGAAACCGGAGTCCGCGGCGCAAGAGTCGCTGCGGCAAGCGTTTCTCGGCTTCCTGGCGGCGCGGCCGGACACCTGCCAGCGCTCCTGCGAGGCCGGGCACCTGACCGCGTCCGCGGTGGTCCTCGATTCGACCGGCACGCAGGTCCTGCTGACCCTGCACCCGCGCGTCGGCCGGTGGCTGCAACTCGGCGGGCACTGCGAACCGTCCGACGCGTCGCTGTCCGAAGCCGCGCTGCGCGAGGCGACCGAGGAGTCCGGCATGAGCGGCCTGGTGATCGGCGAAACGCCCGTGCACCTGGACGTCCACCCGATCACCTGCTCGCTCGGCGTCCCGACCCGGCATTTCGACGTCCGGTACGTGGTCCACGCGCCGCCCGGCGCGGAACCCGTGCGCAGCGAGGAATCCGACGACCTGCGCTGGTGGCCGGTCGACGCGCTGCCCGCGGGATCGGAAGATCTGGCCGAACTGATCGCGGCGGCCCGTTAA
- a CDS encoding coenzyme F420-0:L-glutamate ligase, protein MWTRRRTWSARRSTWRGFPVSDHASQKIEILPVPGLPEFRPGDDLTGAIVSAAPWLRSGDVVVVTSKAFSKIEGRLVRVPSDPEERDAARRKLIEEESVRVVARIARTMITENQLGIVQAAAGIDASNVRGDEVALLPADPDASALALRNGLRERLGVEVAVVVTDTMGRAWRVGQTDAAIGASGLRVLHGYAGQVDSQGNELAVTEIAIADEIAAAADLVKGKLGGLPVAVVRGLEIHDDGSTARDLIRPIETDLFRLGTNESIAQGRREAVPHRRSVRQFSDEPVDPEALRRAVASALTAPAPHHTHPVRFIWLRDEGLRRKLLDAMRASWEADLTSDGFTPEQIAKRLSRGDILYRAPELVIPFLLPEGAHIYRDDRRNRHERTMFTVAAGAAVQGLLVALAAEDLGSCWIGSTIFAADLVRSTLDLDEQWHPLGAVAIGHPAEPAPPRGPLSTGDWLIER, encoded by the coding sequence ATGTGGACGCGACGGCGGACATGGTCCGCGCGGCGCTCGACGTGGCGGGGGTTTCCAGTGTCTGATCACGCTTCCCAGAAAATCGAGATCCTGCCGGTCCCCGGGCTTCCGGAGTTCCGTCCCGGCGACGACCTGACCGGCGCGATCGTGTCCGCCGCGCCGTGGCTGCGCTCTGGTGACGTCGTCGTGGTGACCAGCAAGGCGTTTTCGAAAATCGAGGGCAGGCTCGTGCGCGTGCCGAGCGACCCCGAGGAGCGCGACGCGGCCCGGCGCAAGCTGATCGAGGAAGAATCGGTGCGGGTGGTCGCCCGGATCGCGCGCACGATGATCACCGAGAACCAGCTGGGCATCGTCCAAGCCGCGGCCGGGATCGACGCGTCGAACGTGCGCGGCGACGAGGTAGCGCTGCTGCCCGCCGACCCGGACGCGTCGGCTTTGGCTCTGCGCAACGGTTTGCGGGAGCGGCTGGGCGTCGAGGTGGCCGTGGTCGTCACCGACACGATGGGCCGGGCCTGGCGGGTCGGCCAGACGGACGCCGCGATCGGCGCGTCCGGCCTGCGCGTGCTGCACGGGTACGCCGGACAGGTCGATTCGCAGGGAAACGAGCTGGCGGTCACGGAAATCGCGATCGCGGACGAGATCGCCGCCGCGGCGGATCTGGTGAAGGGCAAGCTCGGCGGGCTGCCGGTCGCGGTCGTGCGCGGCCTGGAGATCCACGACGACGGCTCCACCGCGCGGGATCTGATCCGCCCGATCGAAACCGACCTGTTTCGCTTGGGCACCAACGAATCCATCGCGCAGGGCCGCCGGGAAGCCGTGCCGCACCGGCGTTCCGTCCGGCAGTTCAGCGACGAGCCCGTCGACCCCGAGGCCCTGCGCCGCGCGGTCGCGTCCGCGCTCACCGCGCCCGCGCCGCACCACACGCACCCCGTGCGGTTCATCTGGCTGCGCGACGAAGGCCTGCGCCGCAAACTCCTCGACGCGATGCGCGCGTCCTGGGAAGCCGATCTGACCAGCGACGGCTTCACCCCCGAGCAGATCGCGAAACGCCTTTCCCGCGGCGACATTCTTTATCGGGCACCGGAACTGGTCATCCCGTTCCTGCTGCCCGAAGGCGCGCACATCTACCGCGACGACCGGCGAAACCGGCACGAGCGCACCATGTTCACCGTCGCCGCCGGCGCGGCCGTGCAGGGCCTGCTGGTCGCGCTGGCCGCCGAAGACCTGGGTTCGTGCTGGATCGGCTCGACCATCTTCGCCGCCGACCTGGTCCGGTCCACTTTGGATCTGGACGAGCAGTGGCATCCGCTCGGCGCGGTCGCGATCGGGCACCCGGCCGAGCCCGCTCCCCCGCGCGGACCGCTTTCCACCGGCGATTGGCTGATCGAACGATGA
- a CDS encoding LPXTG cell wall anchor domain-containing protein produces the protein MDLARPHLHPGDTGAAISGWVVLIGFAVAFALLALGIVVSVRKKRRQR, from the coding sequence ATGGACCTGGCGCGACCGCACCTGCACCCGGGCGACACCGGCGCGGCCATCAGCGGATGGGTGGTGCTGATCGGCTTCGCGGTGGCGTTCGCGCTGCTGGCGCTGGGCATTGTGGTGAGCGTTCGAAAGAAACGGCGGCAACGATGA
- the cofD gene encoding 2-phospho-L-lactate transferase: MKIVVLVGGVGGARFLLGVKTALGLPAIGAGESPHEITALVNTGDDVWMHGLRICPDLDTCMYTLGGGIDTERGWGHAGETWTVKEELAAYGAEPTWFGLGDKDIATHLIRSRMLRAGYPLSQVTEALCDRWQPGVRLLPMSDDRVETHVVIDDPENPEQQKAVHFQEWWVRYRAGVPAHSIVAVGNDEAKPGPGVLEALAAADVVLFAPSNPVVSVGTTLGVPGVRDALRKSRAKVVGVSPIIGGKALRGMADACLTAIGVETSAEAVGRHYGARSEGGVLDGWLVAPEDHEVTVPGVDVRAVPLLMSDVDATADMVRAALDVAGVSSV, translated from the coding sequence GTGAAGATCGTCGTACTGGTTGGCGGGGTGGGCGGCGCCCGCTTCCTGCTCGGGGTCAAGACCGCACTCGGACTTCCCGCGATCGGCGCGGGAGAGTCCCCGCACGAAATCACCGCGCTGGTGAACACCGGCGACGACGTGTGGATGCACGGCCTGCGCATCTGCCCGGATCTCGACACCTGCATGTACACCCTCGGCGGCGGGATCGACACCGAACGCGGCTGGGGCCACGCGGGCGAGACCTGGACGGTCAAGGAGGAACTCGCCGCCTACGGCGCGGAGCCGACCTGGTTCGGGCTCGGCGACAAGGACATCGCGACGCACCTGATCCGGTCGCGGATGCTGCGCGCGGGCTATCCGCTGTCCCAGGTCACCGAGGCGCTGTGCGACCGCTGGCAGCCCGGCGTCCGGCTGCTGCCGATGTCGGACGACCGGGTCGAAACGCACGTCGTGATCGACGATCCGGAGAACCCGGAACAGCAGAAGGCCGTGCACTTCCAGGAGTGGTGGGTGCGGTACCGGGCCGGCGTGCCCGCGCATTCGATCGTCGCGGTCGGCAACGACGAGGCCAAACCCGGTCCGGGCGTGCTCGAAGCGCTGGCCGCGGCGGACGTCGTCCTGTTCGCGCCGTCGAACCCGGTCGTGTCGGTCGGCACGACGCTCGGGGTGCCCGGCGTGCGCGACGCGCTGCGGAAGTCTCGCGCGAAGGTCGTCGGGGTGTCGCCGATCATCGGCGGGAAAGCGTTGCGCGGCATGGCCGACGCGTGTCTCACCGCGATCGGCGTGGAGACCTCCGCGGAGGCGGTCGGCCGCCACTACGGCGCGCGTTCGGAAGGCGGCGTGCTCGACGGCTGGCTCGTCGCGCCGGAGGATCACGAGGTCACGGTGCCCGGCGTGGACGTGCGCGCGGTGCCGCTGCTGATGTCCGATGTGGACGCGACGGCGGACATGGTCCGCGCGGCGCTCGACGTGGCGGGGGTTTCCAGTGTCTGA